In one Silene latifolia isolate original U9 population chromosome 10, ASM4854445v1, whole genome shotgun sequence genomic region, the following are encoded:
- the LOC141605889 gene encoding serine/threonine-protein kinase VPS15 isoform X1 — MGNKIARTTQASATEYYLHDLPSSYNLVLKEVLGRGRFFKSIQCKHDEGLVIVKVYFKRGDQIDLRDYEKRLYLIRDTFRNIEHPHVWPFQFWLETDKAAYLLRQYFFNNLHDRLSTRPFLSLVEKKWLAFQLLCAVKQSHELGICHGDIKCENVLVTSWNWVYLADFASFKPTYIPDDDPSDFSFFFDTGGRRLCYLAPERFYEHGGDFPVAPDSTLKPSMDIFAAGCVIAELFLEGQPLFELSQLLAYRRGQHDPSQHLEKIPDPEIRKMILHMIQLNPDERLSAEDYLKSYAGVVFPNFFSPFLHNFYSCLNSLDIDARVVMCQSAFHEIVKQMASSKSGNEITSGPGLPSHSADKTSQQMVLKQVHSYPKSYSRNDPRTRGLAHERFELLGDLGALLRDVDHSNHFSSDKSAHEDTSKCQLSPNEQEYSIQSPSNLHQSISDVFKRQEHAYLKKITINDLKSLMSEYDSESDTYRMPFLQLPPDVISCEGMVLITSLLCSCIRNVKFPQLRRSCILLLKYSSIYIDNEDRLQRVLPYVVAMLNDSAAIVRCAALETVCDILPLVREFPPSDAKIFPEYILPMLSMVPDDPEESVRICYASNICKLALTSYGFLVHSIRLSESGVLEELSMPQKSLSPTTNNDQALKVYSNAQLAHLRKSIAEVVQELVMGPKQTPNIRRALLQDVAGLCCFFGQKQSIDFLLPILPAFLNDRDEQLRTVFYGQIVYVCFFIGPRNVEEYLVPYIEQALSDTTEGVIVNTLDCLTSLCNSGFIRKRVLLDMIQHAFPLLCYPSHWVRRSVVSFIAASSVSLGAVDSFVFLAPVIRPFLRRQPASLASEKALLSCLKPPVSRQGFYQILEDARGSDMLERHRKIWYNSSTPHKQWDPVDLPKQNDVWPDIHQDLQDPKFEHHIESIDCDSGDVKVRSVGGFVHNASTSVDIRDHLSPEKLQFSGLISPQLNNMNSLLHDRSPENIPLYSFSLDKRIGNSQAESDTSSKPNTPGIDPSTSNWLDQVNKPFGMTSSLPAPKLVSGSFSIASGSKQFHRVVHEPDPRESDQTSYMSSKFHELAMTGSLKGSSSSSIEDVSSSNDVTGASPVSWTSSHPDLGWKPRGVLVAHLPEHRSAVNAIAVSTDNSFFVSASDDSTVKVWDSRRLEKDISFRSRLTYPLEGTRALCTTMIRGSAQVIVGACDGRIHMFSVDYLSRGIRNGIEKYSGIANVKKREVGEGAILSLVNYSADASASHSVMYSTQNCGIHLWDTRTNTDSWTLKSFPEEGYVSNLVTDPSGNWFISGSSRGVLTLWDLRFLIPVNTWEYPCPCPIESMCLYVPPPNAPFSATRALVYVAAGCNEVSLWNAETGNCHQVFRVPGNDGDAELGDLPWALARPPNKSNPKSDPRRSVNSKYRVDELNEPPPRLSGFRTLLSLPGGDLLTGGTDLRIRRWDHDRPERSYCVCGPTIKGLGNDDTYDSKSSFGAQVVQETRKRPLHTKMTTKAVLAAAAVDPAGCHRDSILALASVKLNQRLLLSGSRDGAIKVWK; from the exons ATGGGAAATAAGATTGCAAGAACAACACAAGCATCAGCAACAGAGTACTACCTTCATGACTTACCTTCTTCATACAATTTAGTCCTTAAAGAAGTTCTTGGTCGTGGTCGTTTCTTCAAATCTATACAATGTAAACATGATGAAGGTCTTGTTATTGTCAAAGTTTACTTCAAACGAGGTGATCAGATCGATCTGAGGGACTATGAGAAGCGTCTTTATCTCATTCGTGACACTTTTCGCAATATTGAACATCCTCATGTTTGGCCTTTTCAG TTTTGGCTGGAGACTGACAAGGCAGCATATCTACTCAGACAATATTTCTTCAATAACCTGCATGATCGGCTCAGTACCAGGCCTTTCCTTAGCCTTGTGGAGAAAAAATGGCTTGCTTTTCAg CTGTTATGTGCGGTAAAGCAAAGTCATGAACTTGGAATTTGTCACG GTGATATTAAATGTGAGAATGTGCTGGTAACGTCATGGAACTGGGTTTACCTTGCCGACTTTGCATCATTTAAACCTACATACATTCCTGATGATGATCCATCAGATTTCTCATTTTTCTTTGATACTGGCGGGAGAAGGCTGTGTTATTTGGCACCTGAG AGGTTTTATGAACATGGTGGTGATTTCCCTGTTGCTCCTGATTCAACTCTTAAGCCGTCTATGGATATCTTTGCAGCCGG GTGTGTAATAGCAGAACTTTTCTTGGAGGGCCAACCATTATTTGAGCTCTCGCAGCTCCTTGCTTATCGAAGAGGGCAACATGACCCTAGCCAGCATCTTGAGAAG ATACCTGATCCAGAAATAAGGAAAATGATTCTTCACATGATTCAGCTGAATCCTGATGAAAGGTTATCAGCTGAAGACTATCTGAAGAGTTATGCGGGTGTTGTCTTCCCGAATTTTTTCTCACCATTTCTGCATAACTTCTACTCATGTCTTAACTCTCTTGACATTGATGCCAGG GTTGTCATGTGTCAAAGTGCTTTCCATGAAATAGTGAAGCAGATGGCAAGCAGTAAATCTGGTAATGAGATAACTAGTGGACCCGGTTTACCATCCCACTCCGCTGATAAGACATCCCAACAAATGGTTCTGAAACAAGTGCACAGCTATCCCAAGAGCTATTCGAGGAACGATCCTCGGACAAGAGGATTAGCTCATGAACGTTTTGAGCTATTAGGTGATTTAGGTGCCTTACTTCGGGATGTGGACCACTCAAATCATTTTTCTAGTGATAAGTCAGCTCACGAGGATACATCTAAGTGTCAGTTATCGCCAAATGAGCAAGAGTATAGCATCCAGTCTCCTAGTAATTTGCATCAAAGTATCTCGGACGTGTTTAAGAGGCAGGAACATGCCTATTTGAAGAAGATTACTATTAATGATTTGAAGTCATTAATGTCCGAGTATGACAGTGAATCCGACACCTATCGCATGCCCTTTCTACAGCTACCCCCAGATGTTATAAGCTGTGAAGGTATGGTACTTATTACATCTCTCCTATGTTCATGTATAAGGAATGTCAAGTTTCCTCAGCTTCGACGTAGTTGTATACTTTTGTTAAAGTATTCATCAATCTATATCGATAATGAAGATCGGCTACAGCGTGTACTTCCGTATGTAGTTGCTATGCTAAATGACTCAGCAGCGATAGTCCGTTGTGCTGCCCTAGAGACCGTGTGTGATATTTTGCCCTTAGTTCGAGAATTTCCTCCAAGTGATGCTAAAATTTTTCCCGAATATATTCTCCCCATGCTTTCTATGGTTCCCGATGACCCTGAGGAAAGTGTCCGAATTTGCTATGCAAGCAACATATGCAAACTTGCATTAACATCTTATGGGTTTTTGGTGCACTCAATTAGGTTGAGTGAGTCCGGAGTGTTAGAGGAACTGAGCATGCCTCAAAAGTCACTGTCACCAACAACCAATAATGATCAGGCTCTGAAAGTATATAGCAATGCTCAACTGGCCCATCTTAGAAAGTCCATAGCCGAGGTGGTGCAGGAACTCGTAATGGGGCCAAAGCAAACTCCAAATATTAGGAGAGCCCTTTTGCAGGATGTTGCTGGGCTCTGCTGTTTCTTTGGGCAGAAGCAAAGCATTGACTTTCTGTTGCCTATTCTTCCCGCTTTTCTTAATGACCGTGATGAGCAGCTGAGAACAGTTTTCTATGGGCAGATTGTATATGTTTGCTTCTTTATTGGTCCAAGGAATGTTGAGGAATATCTTGTACCTTACATTGAGCAGGCGTTGAGTGATACTACAGAAGGTGTCATAGTTAATACATTGGATTGTTTAACTTCACTGTGTAATAGCGGTTTTATACGGAAAAGAGTTCTACTTGATATGATACAACATGCCTTTCCCCTGCTATGCTATCCTAGTCATTGGGTTAGGAGGTCAGTTGTGTCGTTCATTGCTGCAAGTAGTGTGAGTTTAGGAGCTGTCGACTCATTTGTTTTTCTCGCACCCGTAATTCGTCCTTTCCTTCGCCGCCAGCCAGCTTCTTTAGCATCCGAAAAGGCCCTTCTATCATGTTTAAAGCCTCCAGTGTCTAGACAGGGATTTTACCAAATCCTAGAAGATGCTCGTGGCTCGGACATGTTAGAGAGACATAGAAAGATATGGTACAATTCTTCAACACCGCATAAACAGTGGGACCCTGTAGATTTGCCTAAACAGAATGATGTGTGGCCTGACATTCATCAAGATCTCCAAGACCCGAAATTTGAGCACCACATCGAGTCAATTGACTGCGATAGTGGTGATGTTAAGGTTCGATCAGTAGGGGGCTTTGTTCACAATGCTTCTACTTCAGTTGATATAAGGGATCATCTTTCTCCAGAAAAGCTGCAGTTCTCTGGGTTGATATCTCCTCAACTTAACAATATGAATAGCCTGCTTCATGACAGATCACCTGAAAATATACCTCTGTATTCCTTTTCCTTGGACAAAAGAATCGGCAATTCTCAAGCAGAATCCGATACTTCATCGAAGCCAAACACACCAGGAATAGACCCTTCTACCTCAAACTGGCTGGATCAAGTGAACAAACCATTTGGCATGACTAGTTCACTTCCAGCACCTAAGCTTGTCTCAGGCTCATTCAGTATAGCTAGTGGGTCTAAGCAGTTCCACCGAGTGGTCCATGAACCTGATCCCCGAGAGAGTGACCAAACATCATATATGAGCTCTAAATTTCATGAACTGGCAATGACTGGCTCTTTAAAAGGGAGCTCCTCATCATCTATAGAGGATGTCTCATCCTCAAACGATGTAACCGGAGCATCACCTGTCTCATGGACTTCATCACATCCCGATTTGGGGTGGAAGCCACGTGGTGTATTGGTTGCTCATCTTCCGGAACATCGTTCTGCTGTCAATGCCATTGCCGTTTCAACTGACAATAGTTTTTTTGTGAGTGCATCTGATGATTCGACGGTGAAGGTATGGGATTCAAGAAGATTAGAAAAGGATATCTCATTTAGGTCAAGGTTGACTTATCCTTTGGAGGGAACACGGGCACTATGCACAACAATGATTCGGGGTTCGGCCCAGGTTATTGTTGGTGCATGTGATGGAAGGATACACATGTTTTCGGTGGACTATTTATCCCGAGGAATTCGGAATGGTATTGAGAAGTATTCGGGGATTGCTAATGTGAAAAAGAGGGAAGTGGGAGAAGGTGCCATCCTCAGTCTAGTCAATTACTCGGCTGACGCCTCTGCGAGTCATTCGGTCATGTACAGCACTCAGAATTGTGGAATTCATCTCTGGGATACTAGAACAAATACCGATTCTTGGACTCTGAAATCATTTCCTGAGGAGGGTTATGTCTCTAATTTAGTAACTGACCCATCGGGGAACTGGTTTATATCGGGATCTTCAAGAGGTGTGTTGACCCTCTGGGATCTTAGATTTCTTATACCTGTCAACACATGGGAATATCCTTGTCCATGTCCAATAGAGAGTATGTGTCTCTATGTTCCTCCGCCAAATGCACCTTTTTCTGCCACAAGGGCTCTTGTGTACGTTGCTGCAGGTTGTAATGAAGTGTCTCTGTGGAATGCTGAAACTGGAAACTGCCATCAG GTATTTCGAGTGCCAGGAAATGACGGTGATGCTGAGTTGGGGGACTTGCCTTGGGCTTTGGCTCGACCTCCAAACAAGTCAAATCCTAAATCAGACCCAAGAAGAAGTGTCAACTCGAAATATCGAGTAGATGAGTTAAATGAACCTCCGCCCCGTCTCTCTGGTTTCCGTACGCTGCTTTCTCTTCCTGGGGGAGATTTGCTTACTGGTGGAACTGATTTAAGAATACGTCGGTGGGACCATGACAG GCCTGAAAGGAGTTACTGCGTTTGTGGGCCGACAATTAAGGGCCTTGGGAATGATGATACTTATGATAGTAAATCTAGCTTTGGTGCTCAGGTTGTGCAG GAAACACGGAAGCGACCTCTGCACACAAAAATGACGACAAAGGCGGTTCTAGCAGCCGCTGCTGTCGACCCGGCTGGTTGCCACCGCGACTCGATCTTAGCACTTGCTTCTGTGAAATTAAACCAGAGACTGCTCCTATCAGGCAGTAGAGATGGTGCAATTAAGGTTTGGAAGTGA
- the LOC141605889 gene encoding serine/threonine-protein kinase VPS15 isoform X2, with protein MDIFAAGCVIAELFLEGQPLFELSQLLAYRRGQHDPSQHLEKIPDPEIRKMILHMIQLNPDERLSAEDYLKSYAGVVFPNFFSPFLHNFYSCLNSLDIDARVVMCQSAFHEIVKQMASSKSGNEITSGPGLPSHSADKTSQQMVLKQVHSYPKSYSRNDPRTRGLAHERFELLGDLGALLRDVDHSNHFSSDKSAHEDTSKCQLSPNEQEYSIQSPSNLHQSISDVFKRQEHAYLKKITINDLKSLMSEYDSESDTYRMPFLQLPPDVISCEGMVLITSLLCSCIRNVKFPQLRRSCILLLKYSSIYIDNEDRLQRVLPYVVAMLNDSAAIVRCAALETVCDILPLVREFPPSDAKIFPEYILPMLSMVPDDPEESVRICYASNICKLALTSYGFLVHSIRLSESGVLEELSMPQKSLSPTTNNDQALKVYSNAQLAHLRKSIAEVVQELVMGPKQTPNIRRALLQDVAGLCCFFGQKQSIDFLLPILPAFLNDRDEQLRTVFYGQIVYVCFFIGPRNVEEYLVPYIEQALSDTTEGVIVNTLDCLTSLCNSGFIRKRVLLDMIQHAFPLLCYPSHWVRRSVVSFIAASSVSLGAVDSFVFLAPVIRPFLRRQPASLASEKALLSCLKPPVSRQGFYQILEDARGSDMLERHRKIWYNSSTPHKQWDPVDLPKQNDVWPDIHQDLQDPKFEHHIESIDCDSGDVKVRSVGGFVHNASTSVDIRDHLSPEKLQFSGLISPQLNNMNSLLHDRSPENIPLYSFSLDKRIGNSQAESDTSSKPNTPGIDPSTSNWLDQVNKPFGMTSSLPAPKLVSGSFSIASGSKQFHRVVHEPDPRESDQTSYMSSKFHELAMTGSLKGSSSSSIEDVSSSNDVTGASPVSWTSSHPDLGWKPRGVLVAHLPEHRSAVNAIAVSTDNSFFVSASDDSTVKVWDSRRLEKDISFRSRLTYPLEGTRALCTTMIRGSAQVIVGACDGRIHMFSVDYLSRGIRNGIEKYSGIANVKKREVGEGAILSLVNYSADASASHSVMYSTQNCGIHLWDTRTNTDSWTLKSFPEEGYVSNLVTDPSGNWFISGSSRGVLTLWDLRFLIPVNTWEYPCPCPIESMCLYVPPPNAPFSATRALVYVAAGCNEVSLWNAETGNCHQVFRVPGNDGDAELGDLPWALARPPNKSNPKSDPRRSVNSKYRVDELNEPPPRLSGFRTLLSLPGGDLLTGGTDLRIRRWDHDRPERSYCVCGPTIKGLGNDDTYDSKSSFGAQVVQETRKRPLHTKMTTKAVLAAAAVDPAGCHRDSILALASVKLNQRLLLSGSRDGAIKVWK; from the exons ATGGATATCTTTGCAGCCGG GTGTGTAATAGCAGAACTTTTCTTGGAGGGCCAACCATTATTTGAGCTCTCGCAGCTCCTTGCTTATCGAAGAGGGCAACATGACCCTAGCCAGCATCTTGAGAAG ATACCTGATCCAGAAATAAGGAAAATGATTCTTCACATGATTCAGCTGAATCCTGATGAAAGGTTATCAGCTGAAGACTATCTGAAGAGTTATGCGGGTGTTGTCTTCCCGAATTTTTTCTCACCATTTCTGCATAACTTCTACTCATGTCTTAACTCTCTTGACATTGATGCCAGG GTTGTCATGTGTCAAAGTGCTTTCCATGAAATAGTGAAGCAGATGGCAAGCAGTAAATCTGGTAATGAGATAACTAGTGGACCCGGTTTACCATCCCACTCCGCTGATAAGACATCCCAACAAATGGTTCTGAAACAAGTGCACAGCTATCCCAAGAGCTATTCGAGGAACGATCCTCGGACAAGAGGATTAGCTCATGAACGTTTTGAGCTATTAGGTGATTTAGGTGCCTTACTTCGGGATGTGGACCACTCAAATCATTTTTCTAGTGATAAGTCAGCTCACGAGGATACATCTAAGTGTCAGTTATCGCCAAATGAGCAAGAGTATAGCATCCAGTCTCCTAGTAATTTGCATCAAAGTATCTCGGACGTGTTTAAGAGGCAGGAACATGCCTATTTGAAGAAGATTACTATTAATGATTTGAAGTCATTAATGTCCGAGTATGACAGTGAATCCGACACCTATCGCATGCCCTTTCTACAGCTACCCCCAGATGTTATAAGCTGTGAAGGTATGGTACTTATTACATCTCTCCTATGTTCATGTATAAGGAATGTCAAGTTTCCTCAGCTTCGACGTAGTTGTATACTTTTGTTAAAGTATTCATCAATCTATATCGATAATGAAGATCGGCTACAGCGTGTACTTCCGTATGTAGTTGCTATGCTAAATGACTCAGCAGCGATAGTCCGTTGTGCTGCCCTAGAGACCGTGTGTGATATTTTGCCCTTAGTTCGAGAATTTCCTCCAAGTGATGCTAAAATTTTTCCCGAATATATTCTCCCCATGCTTTCTATGGTTCCCGATGACCCTGAGGAAAGTGTCCGAATTTGCTATGCAAGCAACATATGCAAACTTGCATTAACATCTTATGGGTTTTTGGTGCACTCAATTAGGTTGAGTGAGTCCGGAGTGTTAGAGGAACTGAGCATGCCTCAAAAGTCACTGTCACCAACAACCAATAATGATCAGGCTCTGAAAGTATATAGCAATGCTCAACTGGCCCATCTTAGAAAGTCCATAGCCGAGGTGGTGCAGGAACTCGTAATGGGGCCAAAGCAAACTCCAAATATTAGGAGAGCCCTTTTGCAGGATGTTGCTGGGCTCTGCTGTTTCTTTGGGCAGAAGCAAAGCATTGACTTTCTGTTGCCTATTCTTCCCGCTTTTCTTAATGACCGTGATGAGCAGCTGAGAACAGTTTTCTATGGGCAGATTGTATATGTTTGCTTCTTTATTGGTCCAAGGAATGTTGAGGAATATCTTGTACCTTACATTGAGCAGGCGTTGAGTGATACTACAGAAGGTGTCATAGTTAATACATTGGATTGTTTAACTTCACTGTGTAATAGCGGTTTTATACGGAAAAGAGTTCTACTTGATATGATACAACATGCCTTTCCCCTGCTATGCTATCCTAGTCATTGGGTTAGGAGGTCAGTTGTGTCGTTCATTGCTGCAAGTAGTGTGAGTTTAGGAGCTGTCGACTCATTTGTTTTTCTCGCACCCGTAATTCGTCCTTTCCTTCGCCGCCAGCCAGCTTCTTTAGCATCCGAAAAGGCCCTTCTATCATGTTTAAAGCCTCCAGTGTCTAGACAGGGATTTTACCAAATCCTAGAAGATGCTCGTGGCTCGGACATGTTAGAGAGACATAGAAAGATATGGTACAATTCTTCAACACCGCATAAACAGTGGGACCCTGTAGATTTGCCTAAACAGAATGATGTGTGGCCTGACATTCATCAAGATCTCCAAGACCCGAAATTTGAGCACCACATCGAGTCAATTGACTGCGATAGTGGTGATGTTAAGGTTCGATCAGTAGGGGGCTTTGTTCACAATGCTTCTACTTCAGTTGATATAAGGGATCATCTTTCTCCAGAAAAGCTGCAGTTCTCTGGGTTGATATCTCCTCAACTTAACAATATGAATAGCCTGCTTCATGACAGATCACCTGAAAATATACCTCTGTATTCCTTTTCCTTGGACAAAAGAATCGGCAATTCTCAAGCAGAATCCGATACTTCATCGAAGCCAAACACACCAGGAATAGACCCTTCTACCTCAAACTGGCTGGATCAAGTGAACAAACCATTTGGCATGACTAGTTCACTTCCAGCACCTAAGCTTGTCTCAGGCTCATTCAGTATAGCTAGTGGGTCTAAGCAGTTCCACCGAGTGGTCCATGAACCTGATCCCCGAGAGAGTGACCAAACATCATATATGAGCTCTAAATTTCATGAACTGGCAATGACTGGCTCTTTAAAAGGGAGCTCCTCATCATCTATAGAGGATGTCTCATCCTCAAACGATGTAACCGGAGCATCACCTGTCTCATGGACTTCATCACATCCCGATTTGGGGTGGAAGCCACGTGGTGTATTGGTTGCTCATCTTCCGGAACATCGTTCTGCTGTCAATGCCATTGCCGTTTCAACTGACAATAGTTTTTTTGTGAGTGCATCTGATGATTCGACGGTGAAGGTATGGGATTCAAGAAGATTAGAAAAGGATATCTCATTTAGGTCAAGGTTGACTTATCCTTTGGAGGGAACACGGGCACTATGCACAACAATGATTCGGGGTTCGGCCCAGGTTATTGTTGGTGCATGTGATGGAAGGATACACATGTTTTCGGTGGACTATTTATCCCGAGGAATTCGGAATGGTATTGAGAAGTATTCGGGGATTGCTAATGTGAAAAAGAGGGAAGTGGGAGAAGGTGCCATCCTCAGTCTAGTCAATTACTCGGCTGACGCCTCTGCGAGTCATTCGGTCATGTACAGCACTCAGAATTGTGGAATTCATCTCTGGGATACTAGAACAAATACCGATTCTTGGACTCTGAAATCATTTCCTGAGGAGGGTTATGTCTCTAATTTAGTAACTGACCCATCGGGGAACTGGTTTATATCGGGATCTTCAAGAGGTGTGTTGACCCTCTGGGATCTTAGATTTCTTATACCTGTCAACACATGGGAATATCCTTGTCCATGTCCAATAGAGAGTATGTGTCTCTATGTTCCTCCGCCAAATGCACCTTTTTCTGCCACAAGGGCTCTTGTGTACGTTGCTGCAGGTTGTAATGAAGTGTCTCTGTGGAATGCTGAAACTGGAAACTGCCATCAG GTATTTCGAGTGCCAGGAAATGACGGTGATGCTGAGTTGGGGGACTTGCCTTGGGCTTTGGCTCGACCTCCAAACAAGTCAAATCCTAAATCAGACCCAAGAAGAAGTGTCAACTCGAAATATCGAGTAGATGAGTTAAATGAACCTCCGCCCCGTCTCTCTGGTTTCCGTACGCTGCTTTCTCTTCCTGGGGGAGATTTGCTTACTGGTGGAACTGATTTAAGAATACGTCGGTGGGACCATGACAG GCCTGAAAGGAGTTACTGCGTTTGTGGGCCGACAATTAAGGGCCTTGGGAATGATGATACTTATGATAGTAAATCTAGCTTTGGTGCTCAGGTTGTGCAG GAAACACGGAAGCGACCTCTGCACACAAAAATGACGACAAAGGCGGTTCTAGCAGCCGCTGCTGTCGACCCGGCTGGTTGCCACCGCGACTCGATCTTAGCACTTGCTTCTGTGAAATTAAACCAGAGACTGCTCCTATCAGGCAGTAGAGATGGTGCAATTAAGGTTTGGAAGTGA